A single Saccopteryx bilineata isolate mSacBil1 chromosome 7, mSacBil1_pri_phased_curated, whole genome shotgun sequence DNA region contains:
- the LDB1 gene encoding LIM domain-binding protein 1 isoform X2, which yields MSVGCACPGCSSKSFKLYSPKEPPNGNAFPPFHPGTMLDRDVGPTPMYPPTYLEPGIGRHTPYGNQTDYRIFELNKRLQNWTEECDNLWWDAFTTEFFEDDAMLTITFCLEDGPKRYTIGRTLIPRYFRSIFEGGATELYYVLKHPKEAFHSNFVSLDCDQGSMVTQHGKPMFTQVCVEGRLYLEFMFDDMMRIKTWHFSIRQHRELIPRSILAMHAQDPQMLDQLSKNITRCGLSNSTLNYLRLCVILEPMQELMSRHKTYSLSPRDCLKTCLFQKWQRMVAPPAEPARQQPSKRRKRKMSGGSTMSSGGGNTNNSNSKKKSPASTFALSSQDVMVVGEPTLMGGEFGDEDERLITRLENTQFDAANGIDDEDSFNNSPALGANSPWNSKPPSSQESKSENPTSQASQ from the exons gTTGTTCCTCAAAGTCATTCAAGCTGTACTCGCCGAAGGAGCCCCCAAACGGCAACGCCTTCCCCCCATTCCATCCCGGCACCATGCTAGATCGGGATGTAGG CCCAACTCCCATGTACCCGCCTACATACCTGGAGCCTGGGATTGG GAGGCACACACCATATGGCAACCAAACTGACTATAGAATATTCGAGCTTAACAAACGGCTTCAAAACTGGACTGAG GAGTGTGACAATCTCTGGTGGGATGCTTTCACAACTGAGTTCTTTGAGGATGATGCCATGTTAACCATCACTTTCTGCCTGGAAGATGGACCAAAGAGATATA CCATTGGCCGGACCCTGATTCCACGCTACTTCCGCAGCATCTTTGAGGGGGGTGCTACGGAGCTGTACTATGTTCTTAAGCACCCCAAGGAGGCATTCCACAGCAACTTTGTGTCCCTCGACTGTGACCAGGGCAGCATGGTGACCCAGCACGGCAAACCCATGTTCACCCAG gtgtgtgtggaggggcgGTTGTACCTGGAGTTCATGTTTGACGACATGATGCGGATAAAGACATGGCATTTCAGCATCCGGCAGCACCGGGAGCTCATCCCCCGCAGCATCCTTGCCATGCAT GCCCAGGACCCCCAGATGTTGGATCAGCTCTCCAAAAATATCACACGGTGTGGGCTGTCCAATTCCACTCTCAACTACCTCCGA CTCTGTGTGATACTCGAGCCCATGCAGGAGCTCATGTCCCGCCACAAGACCTACAGCCTCAGCCCTCGTGACTGCCTCAAGACCTGCCTTTTCCAGAAGTGGCAGCGTATGGTAGCGCCCCCCG CGGAACCCGCCCGGCAGCAGCCCAGCAAACGGCGGAAACGGAAGATGTCAGGGGGCAGCACTATGAGCTCGGGGGGTGGCAACACCAACAACAGCAACAGCAAGAAGAAAAGCCCAGCCAGCACCTTCGCCCTCTCCAGCCAG GATGTGATGGTGGTGGGGGAGCCCACCCTGATGGGCGGGGAGTTCGGGGACGAGGACGAGAGGCTCATCACCCGGCTGGAGAATACCCAGTTTGACGCGGCCAACGGCATTGACGACGAGGACAGCTTTAAcaactcccctgccctgggcGCCAACAGCCCCTGGAACAGCAAGCCTCCATCCAGCCAAGAAAGCAAATCGGAGAACCCCACATCACAAGCCTCCCAGTAA
- the LDB1 gene encoding LIM domain-binding protein 1 isoform X1: MSVGCACPGCSSKSFKLYSPKEPPNGNAFPPFHPGTMLDRDVGPTPMYPPTYLEPGIGRHTPYGNQTDYRIFELNKRLQNWTEECDNLWWDAFTTEFFEDDAMLTITFCLEDGPKRYTIGRTLIPRYFRSIFEGGATELYYVLKHPKEAFHSNFVSLDCDQGSMVTQHGKPMFTQVCVEGRLYLEFMFDDMMRIKTWHFSIRQHRELIPRSILAMHAQDPQMLDQLSKNITRCGLSNSTLNYLRLCVILEPMQELMSRHKTYSLSPRDCLKTCLFQKWQRMVAPPAEPARQQPSKRRKRKMSGGSTMSSGGGNTNNSNSKKKSPASTFALSSQVPDVMVVGEPTLMGGEFGDEDERLITRLENTQFDAANGIDDEDSFNNSPALGANSPWNSKPPSSQESKSENPTSQASQ, from the exons gTTGTTCCTCAAAGTCATTCAAGCTGTACTCGCCGAAGGAGCCCCCAAACGGCAACGCCTTCCCCCCATTCCATCCCGGCACCATGCTAGATCGGGATGTAGG CCCAACTCCCATGTACCCGCCTACATACCTGGAGCCTGGGATTGG GAGGCACACACCATATGGCAACCAAACTGACTATAGAATATTCGAGCTTAACAAACGGCTTCAAAACTGGACTGAG GAGTGTGACAATCTCTGGTGGGATGCTTTCACAACTGAGTTCTTTGAGGATGATGCCATGTTAACCATCACTTTCTGCCTGGAAGATGGACCAAAGAGATATA CCATTGGCCGGACCCTGATTCCACGCTACTTCCGCAGCATCTTTGAGGGGGGTGCTACGGAGCTGTACTATGTTCTTAAGCACCCCAAGGAGGCATTCCACAGCAACTTTGTGTCCCTCGACTGTGACCAGGGCAGCATGGTGACCCAGCACGGCAAACCCATGTTCACCCAG gtgtgtgtggaggggcgGTTGTACCTGGAGTTCATGTTTGACGACATGATGCGGATAAAGACATGGCATTTCAGCATCCGGCAGCACCGGGAGCTCATCCCCCGCAGCATCCTTGCCATGCAT GCCCAGGACCCCCAGATGTTGGATCAGCTCTCCAAAAATATCACACGGTGTGGGCTGTCCAATTCCACTCTCAACTACCTCCGA CTCTGTGTGATACTCGAGCCCATGCAGGAGCTCATGTCCCGCCACAAGACCTACAGCCTCAGCCCTCGTGACTGCCTCAAGACCTGCCTTTTCCAGAAGTGGCAGCGTATGGTAGCGCCCCCCG CGGAACCCGCCCGGCAGCAGCCCAGCAAACGGCGGAAACGGAAGATGTCAGGGGGCAGCACTATGAGCTCGGGGGGTGGCAACACCAACAACAGCAACAGCAAGAAGAAAAGCCCAGCCAGCACCTTCGCCCTCTCCAGCCAGGTACCT GATGTGATGGTGGTGGGGGAGCCCACCCTGATGGGCGGGGAGTTCGGGGACGAGGACGAGAGGCTCATCACCCGGCTGGAGAATACCCAGTTTGACGCGGCCAACGGCATTGACGACGAGGACAGCTTTAAcaactcccctgccctgggcGCCAACAGCCCCTGGAACAGCAAGCCTCCATCCAGCCAAGAAAGCAAATCGGAGAACCCCACATCACAAGCCTCCCAGTAA
- the LDB1 gene encoding LIM domain-binding protein 1 isoform X3, whose translation MLDRDVGPTPMYPPTYLEPGIGRHTPYGNQTDYRIFELNKRLQNWTEECDNLWWDAFTTEFFEDDAMLTITFCLEDGPKRYTIGRTLIPRYFRSIFEGGATELYYVLKHPKEAFHSNFVSLDCDQGSMVTQHGKPMFTQVCVEGRLYLEFMFDDMMRIKTWHFSIRQHRELIPRSILAMHAQDPQMLDQLSKNITRCGLSNSTLNYLRLCVILEPMQELMSRHKTYSLSPRDCLKTCLFQKWQRMVAPPAEPARQQPSKRRKRKMSGGSTMSSGGGNTNNSNSKKKSPASTFALSSQVPDVMVVGEPTLMGGEFGDEDERLITRLENTQFDAANGIDDEDSFNNSPALGANSPWNSKPPSSQESKSENPTSQASQ comes from the exons ATGCTAGATCGGGATGTAGG CCCAACTCCCATGTACCCGCCTACATACCTGGAGCCTGGGATTGG GAGGCACACACCATATGGCAACCAAACTGACTATAGAATATTCGAGCTTAACAAACGGCTTCAAAACTGGACTGAG GAGTGTGACAATCTCTGGTGGGATGCTTTCACAACTGAGTTCTTTGAGGATGATGCCATGTTAACCATCACTTTCTGCCTGGAAGATGGACCAAAGAGATATA CCATTGGCCGGACCCTGATTCCACGCTACTTCCGCAGCATCTTTGAGGGGGGTGCTACGGAGCTGTACTATGTTCTTAAGCACCCCAAGGAGGCATTCCACAGCAACTTTGTGTCCCTCGACTGTGACCAGGGCAGCATGGTGACCCAGCACGGCAAACCCATGTTCACCCAG gtgtgtgtggaggggcgGTTGTACCTGGAGTTCATGTTTGACGACATGATGCGGATAAAGACATGGCATTTCAGCATCCGGCAGCACCGGGAGCTCATCCCCCGCAGCATCCTTGCCATGCAT GCCCAGGACCCCCAGATGTTGGATCAGCTCTCCAAAAATATCACACGGTGTGGGCTGTCCAATTCCACTCTCAACTACCTCCGA CTCTGTGTGATACTCGAGCCCATGCAGGAGCTCATGTCCCGCCACAAGACCTACAGCCTCAGCCCTCGTGACTGCCTCAAGACCTGCCTTTTCCAGAAGTGGCAGCGTATGGTAGCGCCCCCCG CGGAACCCGCCCGGCAGCAGCCCAGCAAACGGCGGAAACGGAAGATGTCAGGGGGCAGCACTATGAGCTCGGGGGGTGGCAACACCAACAACAGCAACAGCAAGAAGAAAAGCCCAGCCAGCACCTTCGCCCTCTCCAGCCAGGTACCT GATGTGATGGTGGTGGGGGAGCCCACCCTGATGGGCGGGGAGTTCGGGGACGAGGACGAGAGGCTCATCACCCGGCTGGAGAATACCCAGTTTGACGCGGCCAACGGCATTGACGACGAGGACAGCTTTAAcaactcccctgccctgggcGCCAACAGCCCCTGGAACAGCAAGCCTCCATCCAGCCAAGAAAGCAAATCGGAGAACCCCACATCACAAGCCTCCCAGTAA